The proteins below are encoded in one region of Fibrella aestuarina BUZ 2:
- a CDS encoding DUF4126 domain-containing protein, with protein sequence MTLDWLFAACIGIGLAACCGFRVFVPMLIAALATKLGYIDPQPGFEFLGSWKAIIGLSVAAAFELGAYYVPWLDNALDTIAMPAAVIAGTLLSTSFLHINDETYRWGMGLMLGGGSAGLIQAGTSLLRLGSAMTTGGVANPVVATGENAASLGLSLLTVFLPLFAFVLIVCLLLYVAFRLLARRRLRFTKSDTTQQAGTPLSPFPRSNNGKH encoded by the coding sequence ATGACCCTCGATTGGCTTTTTGCCGCCTGTATAGGCATTGGTTTGGCGGCCTGCTGCGGTTTTCGCGTGTTTGTGCCCATGCTGATCGCCGCCCTCGCTACCAAACTAGGTTACATTGATCCGCAACCCGGCTTCGAATTTCTGGGCAGCTGGAAAGCGATTATCGGTTTGTCGGTAGCAGCCGCCTTTGAACTGGGTGCTTACTACGTACCCTGGCTCGACAACGCCCTTGATACCATCGCTATGCCGGCCGCTGTTATTGCAGGTACGTTGCTATCGACCTCGTTTTTGCACATCAACGACGAAACCTACCGATGGGGCATGGGCCTGATGCTGGGGGGCGGCTCAGCGGGGCTGATTCAGGCCGGTACCAGCCTGTTGCGTCTCGGCTCGGCCATGACGACGGGCGGGGTAGCCAACCCGGTAGTGGCCACCGGCGAAAACGCGGCCTCGCTCGGGTTGTCGTTGCTAACGGTCTTTCTGCCCCTCTTTGCGTTCGTGTTGATTGTCTGTCTGCTGCTATACGTTGCCTTTCGGCTCTTGGCCCGGCGCCGGCTCCGCTTCACCAAATCTGACACGACCCAGCAGGCCGGAACACCCCTCAGCCCGTTCCCGCGTAGTAATAATGGAAAGCACTAA
- a CDS encoding penicillin-binding protein 1A, whose translation MSEYRDRLRAVRHAFGAFRQRVRSRRQQLGGRVTRLVGEERVDNWKDKLMARRNQFRAFVHQYIDPESWYYPYARGLAKYSLILLGVLVGYVFVLQTNFLWLTGSLPDPEDLRNPKLNQASEIYSLDGQMIAKFYAENRTPIEYKNIPKHLIEALIATEDARFYDHGGIDPRAIGRVVFSFGREGGGSTITQQLAKNLFKTRRRDTDGLLNRIPGVRKVIYKSKEWLMAIKLESNFSKEEILKYYFNTVDFGSNSFGLKTAAKTFFNKAPDSLSVQEGAVLVGLQKATTYYNPLKNPKNSLTRRNVVIRQMAKYGYLTKVQADSISELPLKTDYTPENPYAGPASYLKNAVVEFVTEWGNRNGYNLYTDGLKIHTTIDSKMQQYAEEAVKEKMKKLQKTFDNHWRGRSPWTDEDGNELPGFIDSVARRTPRYKGLVKRFQIYPDSIDYYMKVKKQKMRVFDWSNKGSHEAEMTPYDSIAYYKHFLQAGMVAMDPHTGHIRAWVGGLDYDYFKYDHVKQGKRQPGSTFKPFVYATAIDDTAFNMTPCDRIRDKPFRKPYRENGEEKVWEPKNSTGGFSYSNMTLRRALARSVNSITAQLTDMVGPERVAEYAHKLGITSKLAAVPSIGLGSNDVSLYELVSAYCSFVNEGQYTKPMLVQRIEDRNGTEIESFKAERRPAISPESAYLMLYMLQGGLQEPGGTSQNLWSFDLFKHNHQMGGKTGTTSNNSDGWFVGVSDKLVVGAWVGGDDRSIHFRSTDLGEGAKTALPLVGGFLEKVYADPKFRNLQGPFPKATVDISKEYDNCVNEYDESEGFSTDSTGTEGVDGAGAGDSLFVPPPPVTLPDPPDSTKNNGR comes from the coding sequence ATGAGTGAATATAGAGATCGGCTGCGCGCCGTCCGGCATGCCTTTGGCGCGTTTCGGCAACGGGTTCGCAGTCGCCGCCAGCAGTTGGGCGGCCGGGTCACGCGTCTTGTTGGCGAAGAGCGTGTCGACAACTGGAAAGATAAACTTATGGCCCGTCGCAATCAGTTTCGGGCTTTCGTTCACCAATACATTGATCCTGAAAGCTGGTACTACCCGTATGCGCGGGGGCTGGCTAAATACAGCCTGATTCTTTTGGGCGTGCTGGTCGGGTACGTCTTTGTGCTGCAAACCAATTTTCTGTGGCTCACTGGCTCTCTACCCGACCCGGAAGATCTGCGGAATCCCAAGCTGAATCAGGCCTCCGAGATTTACTCGCTGGATGGGCAGATGATTGCCAAATTCTACGCCGAAAACCGGACCCCTATCGAGTATAAAAACATTCCCAAACACCTGATCGAGGCGTTGATTGCCACAGAAGATGCCCGGTTTTATGATCATGGTGGCATTGATCCGCGCGCCATTGGCCGCGTGGTGTTCAGTTTTGGCCGGGAAGGTGGTGGCTCCACGATTACGCAGCAATTAGCCAAAAACCTGTTCAAGACTCGCCGCCGTGATACAGACGGGCTATTGAACCGCATTCCTGGCGTGCGCAAAGTGATTTATAAATCGAAGGAGTGGCTGATGGCGATCAAGCTGGAAAGCAACTTCTCGAAGGAAGAAATCCTGAAATACTATTTCAATACGGTTGATTTTGGGTCAAACTCGTTTGGGCTAAAAACGGCCGCCAAAACATTCTTCAACAAGGCACCCGACAGCCTGAGTGTGCAGGAGGGGGCCGTGCTGGTGGGTTTGCAAAAGGCCACCACGTATTACAACCCGCTTAAGAATCCGAAAAACTCGCTGACGCGGCGCAACGTGGTGATCCGGCAGATGGCGAAGTATGGCTATCTCACCAAAGTGCAGGCCGATTCGATCAGTGAACTGCCCCTGAAGACCGATTACACGCCCGAAAACCCCTATGCCGGGCCGGCCAGCTACCTGAAGAATGCCGTCGTGGAGTTTGTGACGGAATGGGGCAACCGCAACGGCTATAACCTCTACACCGACGGCCTGAAAATTCACACGACCATCGACTCCAAAATGCAGCAGTATGCCGAAGAGGCCGTTAAGGAGAAGATGAAGAAGCTGCAAAAAACCTTTGATAACCACTGGCGGGGTCGCAGCCCCTGGACCGACGAAGATGGCAACGAACTGCCCGGCTTCATTGACTCCGTAGCCCGCCGTACGCCGCGTTACAAAGGGCTGGTGAAGCGGTTCCAGATCTACCCGGATTCGATCGACTATTATATGAAGGTCAAAAAGCAGAAGATGCGGGTGTTCGACTGGAGTAATAAAGGGTCGCACGAGGCGGAAATGACGCCTTATGATTCGATTGCCTACTACAAGCACTTTTTACAGGCGGGCATGGTCGCCATGGACCCTCACACGGGCCATATTCGGGCTTGGGTGGGCGGCCTGGATTACGACTATTTCAAATACGACCACGTGAAGCAGGGAAAACGGCAGCCGGGGTCCACGTTCAAGCCATTCGTGTATGCCACGGCCATCGACGATACGGCTTTCAACATGACGCCCTGCGACCGCATCCGCGATAAGCCGTTCCGCAAACCGTACCGCGAAAACGGTGAAGAGAAGGTGTGGGAGCCCAAAAACTCGACGGGTGGGTTCTCTTATTCGAACATGACGCTGCGCCGCGCCCTGGCCCGGTCGGTCAACTCCATTACGGCCCAGCTGACCGATATGGTTGGTCCGGAGCGCGTGGCCGAATATGCCCACAAGCTGGGTATCACCAGCAAACTCGCTGCTGTGCCCTCGATTGGATTGGGCTCAAACGATGTGTCGCTCTATGAGCTGGTGTCGGCCTATTGCTCATTTGTCAACGAAGGGCAGTACACCAAACCCATGCTGGTGCAGCGCATCGAAGATCGCAACGGCACCGAGATTGAGTCGTTTAAGGCCGAGCGTCGGCCCGCCATTTCGCCCGAGTCGGCCTACCTGATGCTCTATATGTTGCAGGGTGGGTTGCAGGAGCCGGGTGGCACGTCGCAGAACCTGTGGTCATTCGATCTGTTCAAGCACAACCATCAGATGGGTGGCAAAACCGGTACCACCTCCAACAACTCGGATGGCTGGTTTGTCGGCGTGTCGGATAAGCTGGTAGTGGGCGCCTGGGTCGGTGGCGACGACCGGAGTATTCACTTCCGATCGACCGATCTGGGCGAGGGCGCCAAAACCGCCCTGCCGCTGGTGGGTGGTTTCCTCGAAAAGGTGTATGCCGACCCCAAATTCCGGAACTTGCAGGGACCTTTTCCGAAGGCTACGGTCGATATTTCGAAAGAATACGACAACTGCGTAAATGAGTATGATGAGTCGGAGGGTTTCAGTACCGACTCGACCGGAACCGAGGGCGTGGACGGCGCTGGTGCGGGTGATTCACTGTTTGTGCCGCCACCACCGGTAACGCTGCCAGATCCACCCGATAGCACCAAAAACAACGGTCGCTAG
- a CDS encoding 2TM domain-containing protein has translation MSTVTPLPANHDPYLWEIANKRVAFKQHLWGYLLVNGLAWLTYLVLLVASSRPGMRFPWPLFMNLGWGFGLLSHYLSVYRINTANDPVEREYRKLVRK, from the coding sequence ATGAGCACTGTGACCCCCCTGCCTGCCAACCACGATCCCTACCTCTGGGAGATTGCCAACAAGCGCGTTGCGTTCAAACAGCACCTCTGGGGCTACCTACTGGTCAACGGCCTGGCCTGGTTAACGTACCTGGTGCTGTTGGTGGCTTCATCACGCCCCGGTATGCGCTTTCCGTGGCCGCTCTTTATGAATCTGGGCTGGGGCTTCGGCTTACTGTCTCACTACCTGAGCGTTTACCGAATCAACACCGCCAACGACCCGGTCGAGCGGGAGTACCGGAAGTTAGTGCGGAAATAA
- a CDS encoding ABC transporter ATP-binding protein — MSDEQKSGGSPSGQVFDVTILSRLYAFVRPYQGRFYLLVGVILLGAVLAPITPLLIKQTIDNQIAGGDYQGLTLMLATMVGVLVVQAFIQFANAYLSGWLGQHVIRDIRVQLYEKILGLRLKFFDNTPIGRLVTRTISDIETLADVFSEGMAAIAGDILQLVLIIAVMFYTDWRLAAISLSMVPLMLFSTYVFKEKIKASFNEVRTAVANLNAFVQEHITGMNIVQIFSSEKIEAAKFRSINDEHRKANIRSIWYYSIYFPVADILSAAGTGLVVWYGAREILNEQVSFGTVTAFVMFINLFFRPIRMLADRFNTLQMGIVSADRVLTLLDSDDYTVNNGSYTPEKLRGDVAFRNVWFAYNDDNYVLKDISFDVQAGETIAFVGATGAGKSSIINLLSRFYDINRGTITIDGVDVHDYDLTTLRRQIGVVLQDVFLFSDSIENNITLGDPNITREQIVEAAKLVGVHDFIMQLPGNYEYNVQERGATLSVGQRQLISFVRAMVQNPRIIVLDEATSSVDTETEELIQEAIGKLMRGRTAIVIAHRLSTIQKANQIIVVDKGEIKEQGTHEQLLQHEGFYANLYRMQYKEVVGE, encoded by the coding sequence GTGAGCGACGAACAGAAAAGCGGCGGATCCCCGTCTGGTCAGGTATTTGACGTAACGATTCTAAGCCGATTATACGCGTTTGTACGTCCTTATCAGGGACGCTTTTATTTATTGGTTGGGGTGATTCTGCTGGGAGCGGTATTGGCCCCCATCACGCCCCTGCTGATCAAACAAACCATCGACAACCAGATTGCCGGGGGCGATTATCAGGGCCTGACGCTCATGCTGGCGACGATGGTGGGCGTATTGGTGGTGCAGGCCTTTATCCAGTTTGCCAACGCCTACCTGTCGGGCTGGCTGGGGCAGCACGTCATCCGCGACATCCGGGTGCAGCTCTACGAGAAAATTCTCGGCCTGCGGCTCAAATTTTTCGACAACACCCCCATCGGGCGGCTGGTGACGCGGACCATTTCCGACATCGAAACACTGGCCGACGTGTTTAGCGAAGGCATGGCCGCCATTGCGGGCGACATTCTTCAACTGGTGCTCATCATCGCCGTCATGTTCTACACCGACTGGCGGCTGGCGGCTATCAGCCTGTCGATGGTGCCGCTGATGTTGTTCAGCACGTACGTCTTCAAGGAGAAAATTAAGGCGTCGTTCAATGAGGTACGTACCGCCGTGGCTAACCTCAATGCCTTCGTGCAGGAACACATCACGGGCATGAACATCGTCCAGATCTTCAGCAGTGAAAAGATCGAAGCCGCCAAATTCCGGTCGATCAACGATGAGCACCGCAAGGCCAACATCCGCTCGATCTGGTATTATTCGATTTACTTCCCGGTGGCTGATATCCTGTCAGCGGCGGGGACGGGCCTGGTGGTCTGGTATGGTGCCCGCGAGATTCTAAACGAACAGGTGTCGTTTGGGACGGTGACGGCCTTCGTGATGTTCATCAACCTGTTTTTCCGGCCCATCCGGATGCTGGCCGACCGCTTCAACACGCTACAGATGGGGATCGTCAGCGCCGACCGGGTGCTGACCCTGCTCGACAGCGACGATTACACGGTCAATAACGGCAGCTATACACCCGAAAAACTGCGGGGCGACGTGGCATTCCGAAACGTATGGTTCGCCTATAATGACGATAACTACGTGCTGAAAGACATTTCGTTTGACGTGCAGGCGGGCGAGACCATCGCGTTTGTGGGCGCTACGGGCGCGGGCAAATCGTCGATCATCAACCTGCTGAGCCGTTTTTACGACATCAACCGGGGCACCATCACCATCGATGGCGTCGACGTGCACGACTACGACCTGACTACCCTGCGGCGGCAGATTGGGGTGGTGTTGCAGGATGTGTTCCTGTTCTCCGACTCGATCGAGAATAACATCACGCTGGGTGATCCGAACATCACGCGGGAGCAGATCGTTGAAGCGGCCAAACTGGTGGGTGTGCACGATTTTATCATGCAGTTGCCCGGCAATTACGAGTACAACGTGCAGGAGCGCGGCGCTACACTCTCAGTCGGGCAGCGACAACTGATCTCGTTTGTGCGGGCGATGGTGCAGAACCCGCGTATCATCGTGCTTGATGAAGCAACCTCGTCGGTCGATACCGAGACGGAGGAACTGATTCAGGAGGCGATCGGCAAACTGATGCGGGGGCGCACGGCCATCGTGATTGCCCACCGGCTCAGCACCATCCAGAAAGCCAACCAGATTATCGTGGTCGACAAGGGCGAGATCAAGGAGCAGGGCACCCACGAGCAGTTACTTCAGCACGAAGGCTTCTACGCTAACCTCTACCGAATGCAATACAAAGAAGTCGTCGGCGAGTAA